A window from Pseudomonas campi encodes these proteins:
- a CDS encoding SoxR reducing system RseC family protein, which translates to MIEEPGRVIALEDGAVWVETLRKSTCSSCSANAGCGQGLMDKLGVGRNRGLVRALSDLQLQVGDSVVVGVHEDLLLRGAFLVYLWPLLCLFAAAVLAQWLGLSEPLVILFGLAGLALAWLVVRWRSRRTADDPALQPVVVRALLVGTV; encoded by the coding sequence ATGATCGAAGAGCCAGGGCGGGTCATAGCGCTGGAGGACGGAGCCGTGTGGGTCGAGACGCTGCGTAAAAGTACGTGCTCCAGCTGCTCTGCCAATGCCGGTTGTGGGCAGGGCTTGATGGACAAGCTGGGGGTCGGTCGCAATCGTGGTCTGGTGCGTGCGCTCTCGGATCTGCAACTGCAGGTTGGTGATTCTGTTGTGGTCGGGGTGCACGAGGATCTGCTGCTGCGGGGGGCGTTCCTGGTCTATCTGTGGCCGCTGCTGTGTCTGTTTGCTGCTGCTGTCTTGGCTCAATGGCTCGGGTTGTCCGAACCGTTGGTGATCTTGTTTGGCTTGGCTGGTTTGGCATTGGCCTGGTTGGTGGTGCGTTGGCGTAGTCGGCGTACTGCTGATGATCCAGCGCTACAGCCTGTGGTTGTGCGGGCTTTGCTGGTTGGAACTGTTTGA